The window TGTGGATAGCAGCTTCTCCATCTCCGGCGCCGGGAGCGCTTTAATGTTTCCGAGTGTGTCTCTCGGCTTGGAAAAGTCGGCGGATTCGTAGGCTTTTCTCAGATAGGTTTCGTATTCTTCAGGCTTGATTTTTGTTTCGGCCCGAGGAGATGACGGTCGCCCTGTTTGCCCGAAGCTTTTTTCCTTTTCGGCGCGGAGAAGGTTGTCAAAACGGATTTGTCTGACTGCTTCCCGTTCGTCTTCAGGAGCCACGTCACCCTGGATGTCGAGCGTAACCTTAGGGTGCTCATACAGGGCTTTGGCCAACGTATTCAATTGGTCGACCGCCGCGGCATCGAGGGTGGAGAGGCCGGGCTGGAAGTCGATAAAGGCCCGATCGCCTGTTCCTTCCAAGGCGGCGCCGATGGCGGCGAACGGTGAAGTGATAATTTTGGTGAACAGGTTCCCGATGACTTTCAGTATGACCTGGCCGAAATTGAATTGAGGGTCCCCCAAATCTCCGCTTACGGGGAAATCCAGCTGTATGTTCCCTTCGCGGTCCTTCAACAGAGCAATGGCGAATTCGATCGGTAGAGTCGTCGCTTCCGGGCCGGCCACCTCGTCGCCCATGATAAGCTGATTCAGAAAGACCTGGTTCGATCCAAAAACCGTTTTCTCCGATACTTGGTAAGCCAGATTCAAAGAGAGCTTGCCCTTCCTGATGGCTCGGCCCAGGTATCTTTCGGAATATGGGTTGAAGGGCGCAAGTTCAATGTTGTTAAACAGAACATTCAGATTCGCCACCTGCTCTTTTCCCCATGGGTTCACCGTCCCTTTGATCTCGAGCGGCGCCTGGTTCTCCAGCTTGCCTTCCAGAAGCACATCGGAAGGCTGTTGGGCTTTGGAAGACAGTTCGGAAATCCTCCCTCCCAAATCACGCATATTGGCCTCGAAGTTCGGTTTGACGTGCCGGTCCGAGAATAGGATGTTCCCTCCCTGGAGTGTAATCGTTCCAAGGCTTATGGGCAGTTGAGATTCTTTTTCTGAAACGGAATCTTCTTCCTCGACTTCCACCGGCTCAGACTCTTGCTCGCCGGATTTCCCTCCAAAAACGTCCAGTATATTCAGCCTGCCTTCGGGACTGATGATCACACGTGCGTAGAGGCCGGTCAAGGCGACTTTCCCGACTGAAACCTTTGCCGGCCGTTCCTTGAAATCGATGTCGGAAGTATACAGACTCTCCCAACTCAAAAGCTCCTGCGTGTTGGATAGATCGACCGTTTTCAAATCTACGAGAGAGGCTTCGCCTTTGAATTGAAACGAGGGCTCGATTCCTTCCGCCGGAACGAGTGCGATACGCCCGTCTACCTCCAAGTGACCGTCAATGATCCCAAGCCGGACGTTGTCTTCGATGTAGTTTCCGAAGGAACGAATACCGACGTCCTCCATGTTCAGCCGCAGGTCCGCTGCCGGAGGGCTGATTCCCGCGTTTCCCTCGAGGGTCACCGAACCGCGTTCGTTCACGCGAAAACGCAACAGAACGGAACCGGTCTCCCCACGTCTCGTGGTCATGTTCTTGGCATCGAGCACAATCTCATCCATTTTCATGTCCACCGGGTTGGTGGGGCGAAGGTCGGAAACGACCAGTCTGCCGTCCGCCAGCTGCAAATCGTCCATTACCACATCAAATTGGGCAGGCTCACGAGCCTCGTTTCGGTCAACCGTACGGTCGTCCTTTTGGGGCAGTATATCGAGCAGGTTGATCTCTCCGTTTTTCGAGCGTTGAATCCAGACCTCCGGCGCCTTGAGAGAAAGGCTTTTTACATGAATTCGGCCCGCCAGGGGATCCGAGGGAGCCAGAGCCAAATCCAACTGGGGAAGGTCAAGCAGGCTGGTTCCCCCTTGATCCGCCACGTCCACATCAGAGAGACCCATATGACCGGTCAGCGACCATTCCGGATTCTTTCCGGGCGCCCAAGTCAGCACGGACTCGGTGTCGGCATCGACATAACACGAGCGAACCCGGATGTTCACCGGCAACTCGAAGTACGCAAGATATCGGGGCAGATCGAGCCCCATCAGGTTCAGCGAAAGCGTCGCCGTACGTTCCGGGGCAAAGGGCAAACATTCCGCCGAAAACAACACCGGTGCGCCGTCAAGCCCGGCCGTCACCGTTACCGGAACCTTCTCCCGAATATCCTCCTGCAGGCTGGA of the Deltaproteobacteria bacterium genome contains:
- a CDS encoding DUF748 domain-containing protein; its protein translation is MRNPDRNKRRRTFTGELWRSPRLRTVLIVLIGCVLLYTLLGFFGAPFLIKSLLDSRLETALDRPVNIERVKVNPFSFSMTVESLSVQDKDGEPFFGFEELFINLDLLSAVKRAPIMQELRLSAPHARLLRTGQGAYNFSDLIGRERIQSQQKQTGIPRFSVRNLKVESGSVDVLDRVTESKHALNDLFVSVPFLSSLQEDIREKVPVTVTAGLDGAPVLFSAECLPFAPERTATLSLNLMGLDLPRYLAYFELPVNIRVRSCYVDADTESVLTWAPGKNPEWSLTGHMGLSDVDVADQGGTSLLDLPQLDLALAPSDPLAGRIHVKSLSLKAPEVWIQRSKNGEINLLDILPQKDDRTVDRNEAREPAQFDVVMDDLQLADGRLVVSDLRPTNPVDMKMDEIVLDAKNMTTRRGETGSVLLRFRVNERGSVTLEGNAGISPPAADLRLNMEDVGIRSFGNYIEDNVRLGIIDGHLEVDGRIALVPAEGIEPSFQFKGEASLVDLKTVDLSNTQELLSWESLYTSDIDFKERPAKVSVGKVALTGLYARVIISPEGRLNILDVFGGKSGEQESEPVEVEEEDSVSEKESQLPISLGTITLQGGNILFSDRHVKPNFEANMRDLGGRISELSSKAQQPSDVLLEGKLENQAPLEIKGTVNPWGKEQVANLNVLFNNIELAPFNPYSERYLGRAIRKGKLSLNLAYQVSEKTVFGSNQVFLNQLIMGDEVAGPEATTLPIEFAIALLKDREGNIQLDFPVSGDLGDPQFNFGQVILKVIGNLFTKIITSPFAAIGAALEGTGDRAFIDFQPGLSTLDAAAVDQLNTLAKALYEHPKVTLDIQGDVAPEDEREAVRQIRFDNLLRAEKEKSFGQTGRPSSPRAETKIKPEEYETYLRKAYESADFSKPRDTLGNIKALPAPEMEKLLSTHIEITDQELLQLARARAYRVRDRLLSDERIDPARIFTSEPETVKKANAEERKSRAVLTLK